The Gammaproteobacteria bacterium genomic sequence CGCCTTGATGGCAGCCGCAACGCTGGTCCTGGCCGCAGGCTTCCTCGGCAGCAGCTGGCTGATCAGCATGCTGGTGCCTGGCTTGCCGCCGCTGGAGGCTTCGCTGGTGGGCTGGATGTTCGGCAAGGCCTTTGCCTGCCTGGCCGGCGGGGCGCTGATGATCGTCCTGCACTTCGCCCTCAGCTGGACCCTGGACAGCTTCGTGTTCCCGATTGCGGTCGGCGTGATTGCGGTCATGAGCGTTGTCCAGGTGGGCAGCAGCGAATACTGGGTCTGGCATCCCTGGACCTGGGGGATGATGGCGACCGCCAGTTCCGAGCCTGGGCGCGCGGTACACGCCATGCTGCTGGCAGCCGGGCTGGCGGTACTGGCCATTGCCCTGCTGGCGCCGGCGGCGCGGCGCTTGCGCGGACAGTCCTGAAGCCTGCCTGAACGGCAGCTTGTCTCGGTTTTTCTGCGACAAGCTGCCGCCATCAACAGGTTTTGATTTAACTTAATTGAGCAAAATCCCCCCAATTCGTTATAGTCGGGAGAAAGGGGGG encodes the following:
- a CDS encoding ABC transporter permease, translated to MIRLFRAEIGKLKGTLAALMVLLGPLAVIAFIWLLAMAKNFTNMESLGWNGLLQFGTVTWAYLVFPLLVALQAAALCNIEHRTDGWKRLFALPVRVPEVFLVKLAILFALMAAATLVLAAGFLGSSWLISMLVPGLPPLEASLVGWMFGKAFACLAGGALMIVLHFALSWTLDSFVFPIAVGVIAVMSVVQVGSSEYWVWHPWTWGMMATASSEPGRAVHAMLLAAGLAVLAIALLAPAARRLRGQS